gaaaaaagaagaagaagaagatgaaaaccTAAATTTGAAGGATGTTGAATTCATGGAAAATGCATagccgacttttgaaaagtcattTTTTCTAAAATCCATGCAAATTTATATTTAAGTAGAATCAACAGGGAATAACCAACTTTTGTTAAACCCACATAATAGCAGCAACCATGTTATggacctctttctctctctctctctctctctctctctctctctctctcaactttcatatatatatatatatatatataattaaaagtaAGGCTCCATTTtttgcaatttttaaaaattttaaaactatttacacaaaaaatagtataaatattgtttattattattttcctttttcctataaatattgtaaacacaaaaaaataattcaactttTGTAATTTCCTTTCAACCCTTTTTACAATAttctttaaatttatttatttattaatatatatcaACTACGACAAAATTTAAACGCATACGGAAAGTACGTTGCATGCATGGAGGGGCATAACAAACTTTCCAATACTCGGTCCTCTCTCCTCCGGCTCCAATGATCCAAACACACTATTACTCCATTAAatgcatatttaatattttttttaatagaaaactGACTTTTGGATAGTCAGTTCTCTTTCCTTTGAATCTCCCTGATTTCCATCCACATTTGAACacagtttttttttaatattttttaaattgagaACTAACTTTTCAAAAATCGGTTATCTCTCGTCCTTGACAATTACCTGCTTGAGATGATATTTGAATTAAAACTTGCTTTTCAAAATTCTGTTTTGCTAAAAACCAACTTTCCAGTAGTTTGTTAGGTTCATTTTTGTAAATATGAGTCCACCTACCCTACAATTGtgtttatttcattttaaattaaaaatatttttataaaaaatctaAAGTACAcaacattttattattttatggtTTTGCATATTAAAGGTACTGCATTAGTGGGACCCATTTGGtatacacaacaacaacaacaaaccttaAATTCTACTAGTTTGGGTCAACTACATGAAATTTTTTCTCTCAATTACCTCATCGAGAATGTTATCCTTTAGGACACTATTAAAAACCATTTGGTATACCtgccaaaaaataataaaatgagaacaaaaaaaaagataactagataaataaataaaaaggagaaatagaaaataaaaatcgaaAACCAACAATTTGTTTAGAATGCCATTTTCTTAAAACTTCTATTTGTTTAAGAAGAAATATAAGCAAATAGCCTAATGTTTAGTAATGATGattaattttcctaaaaataatcaCCAATTTCCAATTTTCATGTTTTCGTTTTTAACATTTGATTAGAGTATTAAAAATTTGCTAGCATGTAATTATAATAACGCCGGATGACTCAAGTGGTAAACtcaagttttgattttttttgtttttatttttgttaaatatTTGGGAAAGGGGCACTACTACCGATGTCTCCATAAGAACCAACCATTTTACAATATATACAATGACTAAAGGTTAAGAAAATATTTGGTTAAAACAAAATAATTTGGAATATCCACATGCATGTGTAAGCGTGAAACAGGAGCATGTTTTTTTAGTCTTCCATTTGTTTTATAGATTCTTTGAAACACATTAAACAACTTCTAAACAAAGAAGAAGCTACTTGTTGGGCCTCACCTGAGGGCCCATGCTGTCTCCATCAAGCTAGCTGTGAGAGATTTTCACAATTCATTGGGGTGGGCCGTTTCCACGCTGGGCCCTCTCAGCGGCCCGTCTCTCCCCAAAAAAGAGCAGAGAGCACAGAAACGAAAACGGAAACTTCGCAGCTCTCGTCTGCACCACCCTGCTTGCTTATCAGAAGCGAGTGGTAGTCGCCTTCTTCCTTTTTCACCTGTCATTTTCTCCCCAGTAATCCTCACTAGATTTTTTTacacaattctctctctctctctgcgtgaGGGGTTTAGGGAACAGTAAATGTGCAATTGTTTTCTGCATTactgctgatttttttttttttttaaattgcgaGAAGGTTGGCAGTTGAGCTTGTTTAGAAGTGAATCTACTTATATAATTAGAATTCTTTGTGAATTACGAGGTCGTTGTGATTTTTTGGACATTGGAGCTCTGTAGCGTGGGAGTTGTAAGTATAATTGGTTGAATTTTGGAGATCTAGGGTTGCTTTGGTTGAAGATGGGAAGCTCGGAGGAGAGGGTGGTTGCTGTGATCATGGTGGGTGGACCAACTAAAGGTAAGAAATTGTTcagaattttttgggaaattttcAGAAACGGGTTGATTCTTATTAGAATTTCGATCTTTGAAACGGCAATGAGGCCTTTTTGTTCTCTTTGGATTTGTTCTTTAAATTTAGGGGAAATTTTTTTGTTGATCAATTAATTAGGTCCATTTCCCCCCTTTTTGTTTTCGTTTTGATAATTCTGTAAAATGACTGATTtctatgttaaaataaatgatatatatttttcaatccAATAATGAGATCCTTTTTATATCCTTTTGAGTCTTGGTGatcctttttaaaaatatttcgatTTTTATTGACCTTTTTGTTTATTTTGCCGAATAGCGAGAACATTTCAAGTTTTACCTGAATCCTGTCGATGATATGTATCATAGGTACACGATTCCGACCGTTGTCTTTGAATATTCCGAAGCCACTTTTTCCTTTGGCAGGTCAGCCGATGGTTCATCATCCAATTTTTGCTTGTAAAAGGGTATATTCTTGCATCCATataaatcaaattaaaattatAGTCGTGGGTGCGTTTAGTTTTTGGGTTATTAATATGCAGAGTAATTGGGATACTGCTTCTTTTCTAGATTCCAAACTTGGTACAGATCTATCTCATTGGGTTCTATGAGGAACGGGAATTTGCATTATATGTATCCTCGATATCCAATGAGCTTAGAGTCCCGGTCAGGTGACTTCTGCTtttcttaaaaattttgattttctttggGTCAAAtccaatattattttaaatattggtTTTTACTCTGTATGTCTTTCATGGTGCTCTAGATATTTGAGAGAAGACAAGCCTCATGGTTCTGCTGGTGGGATTTATAATTTCAGTGATCTGATCATGGAAGACAATCCGGTTATCATCTTTCCCTTCTGTTTCTGCAGATCAATATATGCATAACtgttttttcttattatttattatttagttgttTTTGTCGATGGGGGGAGCTTCCAAGTTCTAAGATAATTGATATGGACAATTTTTTTGCTTCTGATTTGAGATTAATTATGGAGTATGTTACTTCCGATTTGAATTGAATAATGGATAATGAAAGCTTTGAATTTGTTTTGGtcctcttttaaattttttattaatgccTAATATGGTTCTATCACTTGTTTGGCAGTCACATATTTTCTTGCTGAATTGTGACGTTTGCTGCAGTTTTCCACTGCCAGATATGCTTGGTAATTATCTTTTTCTTTCTGAAGATGCACAGTTTTTGAATTTCAACttttttatatttacttttttACTTTGGTTTAGTTAATAGTAATACTGCAATTCCCATGAATTCCGTGTGTTAGTATGTAGTGAGGCAACTTTAAAGTCGCGTGGTTAATATATGCAGGGTTCTGCTTAGATTACAAAGACCTTAATTGCTGctccctttttatttatttatttattttgacatTTGTAGAGGCTCACAGAAGATATGGTGGGATGGGAACCATCCTAGTGATCAAGGTTGGTAAAGACATGCACAAGCTGCTACGTGGGAGATTTTCTTCTGATATGATTTTTTTGGTCATATTGGTTTTTTGTTTTCAGAATATCTGaatccttttctttatttctctcaaaaGGTTTCTGCAGAGTCGGCAAGCCAGTTTGGGGAATTGGTAGCTGATCCAGTCACCAATGAACTGTTGCATTACACTGAGAAACCTGAAACTTTTGTATGTACGCGATTGGAGATTTAAATCTTCTTCTTTAGCATGCCTTTaggcattcaattttttttttattgcttgcTTTCTTTTGGTTTAATGTTTGTGACATTATGCAGGTAAGTGATAGAATAAACTGTGGTGTTTACATATTTACACCAGATATTTTTACTGCCATCCAAGATGTTTCCACACAGCGAAAAGACAGAGGTTAGTGAAAAGGGTTTCGTCAACAACTTTCAATGTTCATATGTGCTCTAGCCTCTAAGTTAGGCATCTTCTTTAATTCATGGATCATCATCTACTTCTAATCAGTACATAAGCACTGTATAGCTTGATTACTGTTAGGAGTTGTAATTCAGTTTTTAACAATACATTCAAAATTTGGTATTGCTGTCGTAAAAGTTTCTCAACATGTCACATATTTCTGAAATTTAGAATGTTGATCCTTTTGTTTCTCTGTCGTAAAGAAACAGATTATGACAATGCATTTGTTtacattgcctttttttttttttttgtttctatttctggttttcaattgttttggcaaAATGCCTAGAATATTTTATTATGCCAAATTAACTTTTATGAATTGATAATTTATTTTGTATGtaattttcaattaaaacaaaaataaaatatcaccCCAGGTATGAGAGATCATATTTCTGAACATTTATCAATGACATTTTTGTATGACATAGGTTGCATGTAGGCAAACAtcttgccccccccccccccccccctcccccctggCGCGGccttaagaaaaagaaaaaggaaaggaaaatgagaagaaaaagaaaaggaaaatagaaaTTATTCAATGCTGCAAGAACCTCGAAAATATCATATACCTTATTAACAGGGATGCAATTTAATGCTTTCATGTTGATTGATAAAGTTGTATTTTTGCTTTCCACTGATTATCCAAGCTCTTGTTTTTAATTGCAGCAAATCTGAGGCGTGTGTCCAGCTTCGAAGCCCTCCAGTCTGCAACAAGGCATGAACTTATAATTGCTTTATTCTCTTCTGTTCTGGAACTGAATCGAAATCTATTTCCACTTTCCTGTGATATGagatataaacatgcatgcatTCTATGCAGAACCTGGGAAACTGTTATGTTATTAATGGACCCCTTTTGATACGTTTtgctcatttaaaaaaaatgtatgatGACAGAATGCAAGATAAATGGCTTTAGCACTTCACCTTTGTCTCATTTTTCTACAATCAGCTACATAATCAGTAGTTTGACAGTGTGCAAATCTGAGGCCTGTGGAAGCATGCCTATTGGTCCtgtaaaaggaaaaaaagggtAATGTCAACAGGTCTGAAGATTCTTTATATAGATAACCAGTTTGCTAATTTATATCAATTCTCAAGTTGGTAATATAGTGTAGAAGTCTGGTCAGTTGGTGATGAAGAGACTTGGAAATACAAGTAGATGCGTGACTGGGCTATGAGAAGTGGTCCCTATTACTGTTCATCACTGACTGACCATATTTTGATTCTACATTCCCACTACATGGGGTTAGCCGCATGAACCCTGTTCCATTATTCTACAGAGTCTACCCGCAATATGCTCTGGCAGATGGAGGGCTGTCAAATCCTTATCTTCTACTCACTAATTTATTATGGGTCTATCCCTCCCCCTCTTATTACGACTAACATTAGCTAGCTCACTTTTGCATTAGTACGCCATTTGGCCTATGTTGGATGTGCCCAAACTATCTTAACCACCCTTCCCTTGTCTTCTTTTCTAAAGATGTGATGACTTACTCCTAACTTACTGTGAACGCGTTCCATTCGTTAATTTATCATTTAGAGTTATACCAATgatccaccttaacattctcaTTTTGTTAACTTTTACTGATATTGTTGCTTAgctgcccaacattctaatccatgtAGCATAGCTAGTTTATAGACATTATAGGACTTCTTGTTCATTTTAAGGgaattctacgatcacacaacacgcATGAAACACTTATTCATTTTAGCTATCTTGCTTTAACTTTATGTAttatatcttcttcaatttctctctcgACCTACATAATAGATCCTAGGTATCGATTATTAGTGTTGAGTCATGACCATCACGTTTAATCCTTTCTTTGGTATTCCATCTAACCTggctaaaattacatttcatatattctatattTTTTCTACTTGTCTTAGAACCAATAGATTCTAAAAGGgttctttccataattctaacttagattctacctctagtttcatcaatcaaaactATATCTAAAAATATCACACTTTGGGACCCCATTTTGGAATTCAAAGTATGTTCCTCAATTATTTACTGAAAAAGGGTAAGGACTCGAAGCAAACTTGTGCACCTAGTGATTAGGGACTCTCCACCCATAACACTAGTCTtcactctatcatacatatcttgATGAAATCTATATATGTACTACATGCtcttttttttaaagttaaatatTTACAATATCTCCCTGTAAATATGAATGGTAACTGCTAATTTAAAATGTTACTCTAGACAAGAATACTAATGGCTCTTTAAAATTCCCTTAAATATATGTTCCTATTACATAATAATCTATTATATGACCACTATTTATGGTGTTTATTGTGTCATGGGTCTATTATGATTACTTTCAATGACTATTGCATATTTCAATTCTTAATTATGATGGACTTTATCTCATTTACAAAACTTCTCAATTTTTTCTTCATGGACTCCATATGATGAAGGAAAAGGTCCAGTCAAACAAAGAGAAAATTAATTGTTAAAATAAGTCCATGGACCAGCATGTATATAGAGACTCAGGCAaaatgagagaagaaaaaaataatcatGGTTCAAGTAATTGTTGATTCATGCTTGAAGTTTGAAGATACTATACATTAATAAATGTTTTATCCTATTTTTTAGAAGATAGGGATATTTTTATCCAAAAGGGATTTTCACTATTGAAACTTATATTTCTTTTTTGCTTTCattctttttttggaaattttcttttattttatttttagggaAATGTCTTAGGATGGAAATTTATTTACTAGTAGATATGGGATTATTTATATGCAAGCACTAGTAGTATTTATGTGATTGGATTGTAATCAAACATTCACTCTTGGAGGAGTTGAAGGGTTTTATCCCTTTTGGTGTGAGGCAGTCATGCATCATCAAGCTGAGTATTTGGAATGAAAGTACTCAAGATTGTCAACTTACTGAATATTTGAACTTCATATTTACTCAGCTTCCCAACTTGCTTCATTGAATAATACTGAATATGCAGATCTTAGATAACACTTATATTCTCATTGATTGCAATGATAAAAATATGGCATGTTTTCTGCTCTGGGGAATTACTTAAAACATCCATGGTCGAAACACAGAATTTGATATAAGTAATCCTGAAGAAACATATTATGCCCCTTTTGAAAAATATCATCGAATCAACCCTTACATAATACCCTATGTCATATCAAATAATATCTCgtggaaaaaaaattatctattgttcaactcttgaaaactctctAACTACTTTCAACTTCTTGTCCTGACATGAGTTGGCTTAACAGGAGTCTGTCTTCAGATTTTGTGAGACTGGATCAAGACATTCTATCACCTCTTGCAGGGAAGAAACAGTTGTATACATATGAGACTATGGACTTCTGGGAACAGATTAAGACTCCTGGGTATGCCAAACTTTCAAGTGCCATATGGATATTTCCTTTCCCCATTATTTGAGACCATTACATGACTTTTTAATGAAAAACTTGCAGAATGTCTTTGAAATGTTCTGGCTTGTATCTTTCTCAATTTCGTTTCACCTCCCCTCACCTTTTGGCAAGCGGGGATGGTACAAAGAGTGCTACTATCATTGGTGATGTTTATATTCATCCATCTGCAAAAGTACATCCAACTGCTAAGGTAATTCATTTCTTGACTTTTGGAGGTCATTGATTTATGCAACATTCCTGGAATGATGGTTATAAAGCTATGCTGCTGCTTGGGACCTAGCATATGCATGCAGAATGAAGTAATttgttgttttattattttcatttgttttcgTGATTTCTTATATGTGGTTTGAATTTCCATTTATCTGGTCACTTCAAGTGGACCTTTAAGTGATATGATAATGATTATCTTCTTTACTAGTATGGATATTATGTTAGCAATTACAGAAGTACACTCCTGAtggtaaaagaaaataaatatgacGGGCATGCATGTTATGGTTAGAAGCAATTAGAAGTTTATATCTAGTGTCATACCCCAAGCAGCACCCCCTCtccccctcccaaaaaaaaatatttccctGAATAGTTGGACATTTGTAGTTAGTTGCACACGTCAAGACATcgttccttttttcttttttttttttaccttagcTTGTATTCCTTTTTTACTTCAATCTATTAAACAACTTTGATTTTTTTGCATTGGAACAGATTGGTCCCAACGTCTCAATTTCTGCGAATGCTCGTATAGGAGCAGGTGCAAGGCTCATCAGTTGTATTATCCTTGATGATGTTGAAATCCAGGTACAGAAACTCATTAAACTATATGAAGTGCTGAGCAACTTTTCCTTAAGGTTGACATCTTTATACTTGTTCGTAGGAAAACGGGGTTGTTATTCACGCAATTGTTGGGTGGAAGTCTTCTATTGGGAGATGGTCCCGAGTTCAGGCAAGTTGAGAAATTTAGGAACCCAGTTTCATGTTTTGACAAAACAAAATGCCTAGCACCACAGCTGTCCCAGATATTTCATTGAAGATTGTATCATTGAAGATTGTATCATTGGGTTTTCCTGTTTTTATGGTTCATTATctgaaatttttatatttaaatatccGTTTGGATTCCTgccttcaaatttcaatttcacTTTTCTGGGTGCTCTTTATGGGAATTGATTTTAGAGCATGGTTGGACTGATTTCAGGCTGGAGGAGATCACCATGCCAAACTCGGGGTTACAATCCTTGGTATTTTTTTGTGCATGTTACCTCCTCCATCGTTTGTTTTAACACAGAAGAAATATACATAATGCGTATGGCATCTCTGTTGCAGGGGAAGCTGTGACTGTTGAGGATGAAGTTGTGGTGATCAACAGCATTGTCCTCCCAAACAAGACACTCAATGTCAGTGTTCAAGAAGAAATAATTCTCTAAGAATGCAAGACCCATACgcgacctctctctctctctctctctctcacatgtGCGATATATCTGGTTGTGCCATctaaaataaacaatatttttGCCTTGCTGTCTTTTTGTAACTTGATTTTTCTCATTaaaaataaatgatttattttccattgatggtttcatgaaCACGGGAGAGCATTTTCCTTACTACATACATTTCGAGGGAATAAATGATTAAACAAACACAACTTTTTTGTTTTGGCACAAGAGCCCTTTATTTATTATAAAGCCAAAAACTAGCATCAGAGGAATGGTTAAACTGCAACCAAAAATGCACAATATACAGAAACCAATAATTCGAAATGCAGTCATTTGCTGTGGCAACACATTAGAAAATGGGAAAGCTTCTCACCTGTGCAAATAATTGCCTCATGGGCTTACTAAGAATGcaaaagattaaaataaaataaaataaggatcCACATGGTGATCAATATCAGGAATGGATACGACAGGAAGCATTGGATAAACTTCTCTTGGGTCTCTTGCCAGAGTCCCGACCATGATTTCCATCTTTCCACGCAGTGAACAAAGAGACCTTTCAAATCTCAAAGCTGCGAGTACAGTATTTCCAGCAAAACAACACTGCAAATGATTCCATTATGTTAGAAATTAGAAGGCATATCACTTAGACGAGCATTACTCAAGTCAAATAATGAGATGACAAAGCATTCACAAAATTCACGCACTTAAAACCCAGAGAACAGAAGCtttttcaataaatcaataacCTCCTGCTAATTTAATACAGCAATCTAAAAATTAAAAGCTAATTCTCTGACCCAAAAAACAAATATCACTTAGCCAACGTACTTCTTTCACGTGAACCCACGTGAAAATGTTTCGTCTTTATCATCATCTGAAACCAGAcgtacatattatatatatatatatatatatatatatatatatattaagagcgggagagagagagagagagagagagagagagagagagagaaactgttCAAACCTTATTTAAGCTACATTCAAATAGTTGTCCACTTACCATCTTCGGAATTTCTCCCTCAACCTGTCTTCCGGTCTTATCAAAACTGgggaaaaaacaaacaaaaaaacaagGTCAATGCTTAAGCTTCACAACAACATTTTAAGCCTAAAATTTCACGCACTGAAAATATGAACCACCTCCTCGGGAGCCTCGGGGCAAACTGCAAAAAGTGATGCGATTCCCCGTGGTTTATAAACCAGTCTGAACAAACTGATTTCATAACCTGAAATGACAAGGAAGACGACCACATTTACTCTGCAATCTCATAATCTCTTTTGCAAAATCTTGATTACCAGTCAGCAAGAGTCCATCTAGAACCCTGATGAATGTTAATTTTCGAGGAAGAAACCCTCTATCAACCATTTCTATCAACAACTTCCCTGCCACCAACAAATCATCTGATTTCTTCCTCACAAACATAGCACTAATCAAAATATTGTACGTATCCAAATTTGGCAAGCAATTCCCTCTACCCATCTTCTCAAAGATCTCCAAACCCTTCTCGATCTGTCCAGCATCACAAAAGTAACGAATCACAACATTGTATGTCTGAACATTTGGCTCACATTCATCATCTTTCATTCTTTGCATAAACCCTACTGCCCTATCCATCTCACCCACATGACACAATCCTCTAATCACCACATTATACGTTGTTGAATTCGGAGCATACCCTTTCCCAACCATCTCCTCAAAAACTGAAATAGCATTTTCTACAGTGTCTTTCTTGCACAAAACCTGAATCAAAGCATTATAAGTTGCAATCGACGGAAGAACACCCTCCCCAATCATCTTGTTAAAAACCCTCTGGGCTTTTTTAACCTCACCTGCAACACCAAACCCATGAACCACTGTAGTATATGTGATTACATCAGGCTCACAGTTCctcttcttcatttgcaaaaagaaTTCCCAAGCTTCATTAATTTGACCTGCTCGGAAGAACCCTTTTAACATTATATTGTATGTTGTTAGCGTTGGACTCAAACCTCTCTGCACCATCTCCTTCAAAACCTCTAATGCCTTCGGGGTCTGCTTGACCAAACACCACCCATTTGCAATTATATTATAACTAACAGTATCGGCTCTAAACCTCCTCCTAAACACCTTAAACAAGTTATCGGCCATCTCAACTCGCCTCGATTTACACAGCACATCTAGTACTGTATTGAAGGAATTCAAATTCTGAAGACAACCATGTTTATGCATTGACAAGAATAGATTAATGGCTCTATCAGCTTTACCGGCAGCAACAAACCTTTCCGCAATAATTGCGAAAGTTTTGGGAGATGGGCCAAGCCGGCGAGCATGCATTCGGTGGAGAAGTGCCCAAAGGGTCTTATAGTCACGCATACGGCCTGCAATGTCAATGGCATGATCAAAGGCAGAGGAGGAGTGTGCATAAGTGGGGTGGTGGTCAAGGAGTTTGAAGAATTGGAGGGCTTTAGGCCCATGGTTCCAAAGGCGTTTGAGGACTTTGTTGACTAACTCGGGTGTCCAGTGGATCACGCAGTTTTCTAGGGTTTCAAATAGCTTTTGTGGGTCAGCTTGGAGGATGAGATTGGCAATGGTAGCATCTTCTTGTGGCAGTGGCAGGGGTGGTGATGTGCTGCTTGTCAGCTTGTGAGATGTGTGCTTTAGGAAGAAGAAGCTGGTGCTTTGTTGCAGAGGTTGCCTTCTAACTGGAAGAGAGAACATTTCTTCATTTGCAGTGTTTTAGACTGTTTTGACTGGCAGAAAATCACCTCTACACGGAAAAAGTTATCTGCAGAAAATGTATTCCTGGAAAATTATCAATTTTATGTTGTCAAGAAATTGTTGGCCATAACTAAATGCCCGATGACATCCCAAAAAAGTAGAAtgatacaataaaataaaagattaCAACATCAAAGAAATGACTCAAGGAAACAATTAGGACAACACCACCAAATCATTCGAAAGATCTGTCACTAGAGCATTAGACAAAAATAAGTGGATAATCTATCTATATTCCATATTAAAGTTGTAAACATAGCAGCTTATTTTCAGAGAAAAAAACATAGAAATAACCACACTTGGCCcattaaatatttaaattgttCTGTTTACTATCATATTCCTTCATTTGGTCAACTTAGTttggttgtttctatgtttttttcTCTGAAAATAAGTTGCTATGTCTACAACTTTAATATGGAATATAGATACAACTTTAATCATAgaaaaaaaacatagaaacaaccacaCTTGGCCCATTATGCGCTTTTGGCAAAAACGATTTGATGCGGTTTATGCTATATGATGATGATATTTGAGATCTCCTCAGATAGAGGAATTCCAACTTTATTCAATGGAAAAACTCAGGCACTAATTACTTCAAATGTGCTTTTGGCAAAAAACAGACATATTTGAAGTAATTAGTGGCTGAGTTTTTCCATCAAATAAAGTTGGAATTCCTCTATCTGAGGAGATCTCAAATATCATCATATAGCATAAACTGCATCAAATTTTTGATCTCAAATCCCATAAGCAAGAAATAAGAAGAGGGGAGGGACAGTGGGGAAGTTCTTAATAGGATGTAGAATAACTGTCCTGGTCAAGAGAAGCTCAGAAGGGAAATCTGTTGATGAACTGGAGACTGACTGACTATGACCAATTTTCTATTGAAGTTTCACTGAGTGAAAAT
The Malania oleifera isolate guangnan ecotype guangnan chromosome 13, ASM2987363v1, whole genome shotgun sequence DNA segment above includes these coding regions:
- the LOC131145606 gene encoding pentatricopeptide repeat-containing protein At1g74900, mitochondrial produces the protein MFSLPVRRQPLQQSTSFFFLKHTSHKLTSSTSPPLPLPQEDATIANLILQADPQKLFETLENCVIHWTPELVNKVLKRLWNHGPKALQFFKLLDHHPTYAHSSSAFDHAIDIAGRMRDYKTLWALLHRMHARRLGPSPKTFAIIAERFVAAGKADRAINLFLSMHKHGCLQNLNSFNTVLDVLCKSRRVEMADNLFKVFRRRFRADTVSYNIIANGWCLVKQTPKALEVLKEMVQRGLSPTLTTYNIMLKGFFRAGQINEAWEFFLQMKKRNCEPDVITYTTVVHGFGVAGEVKKAQRVFNKMIGEGVLPSIATYNALIQVLCKKDTVENAISVFEEMVGKGYAPNSTTYNVVIRGLCHVGEMDRAVGFMQRMKDDECEPNVQTYNVVIRYFCDAGQIEKGLEIFEKMGRGNCLPNLDTYNILISAMFVRKKSDDLLVAGKLLIEMVDRGFLPRKLTFIRVLDGLLLTGNQDFAKEIMRLQSKCGRLPCHFRL
- the LOC131145608 gene encoding uncharacterized protein LOC131145608 isoform X1 — translated: MGSSEERVVAVIMVGGPTKGTRFRPLSLNIPKPLFPLAGQPMVHHPIFACKRIPNLVQIYLIGFYEEREFALYVSSISNELRVPVRYLREDKPHGSAGGIYNFSDLIMEDNPSHIFLLNCDVCCSFPLPDMLEAHRRYGGMGTILVIKVSAESASQFGELVADPVTNELLHYTEKPETFVSDRINCGVYIFTPDIFTAIQDVSTQRKDRANLRRVSSFEALQSATRSLSSDFVRLDQDILSPLAGKKQLYTYETMDFWEQIKTPGMSLKCSGLYLSQFRFTSPHLLASGDGTKSATIIGDVYIHPSAKVHPTAKIGPNVSISANARIGAGARLISCIILDDVEIQENGVVIHAIVGWKSSIGRWSRVQAGGDHHAKLGVTILGEAVTVEDEVVVINSIVLPNKTLNVSVQEEIIL
- the LOC131145608 gene encoding uncharacterized protein LOC131145608 isoform X2, yielding MGSSEERVVAVIMVGGPTKGTRFRPLSLNIPKPLFPLAGQPMVHHPIFACKRIPNLVQIYLIGFYEEREFALYVSSISNELRVPVRYLREDKPHGSAGGIYNFSDLIMEDNPSHIFLLNCDVCCSFPLPDMLEAHRRYGGMGTILVIKVSAESASQFGELVADPVTNELLHYTEKPETFVSDRINCGVYIFTPDIFTAIQDVSTQRKDRANLRRVSSFEALQSATRSLSSDFVRLDQDILSPLAGKKQLYTYETMDFWEQIKTPGMSLKCSGLYLSQFRFTSPHLLASGDGTKSATIIGDVYIHPSAKVHPTAKIGPNVSISANARIGAGARLISCIILDDVEIQVQKLIKLYESMVGLISGWRRSPCQTRGYNPWGSCDC